The following coding sequences lie in one Phragmites australis chromosome 8, lpPhrAust1.1, whole genome shotgun sequence genomic window:
- the LOC133927191 gene encoding uncharacterized protein LOC133927191 isoform X2, giving the protein MASAYASPRTTQELLDALTAHLSLYHAASPSPAPSSSSSPRAAILRWLASLPPAARAAAATSLLSPVAAAALLSMLRRLRLRGHSSFFVLHPSSSREDGPTVLSRLSRGLLARAAARSRAHALLFSNILLFPSSPASSRSPDAITVAEALLADLDAFVAAMDEISGGRFLCCGEGEVDLATLACEDFPELPWLNAKGYYVIVEFVANRVEIALRMVWAAAGGGGGRKTARVGNGVKEKAGLAANAFWREKGYVDWWMKLEPRVRARIMGAFFGKGAMALANEIVEGSDIASSDKFCFCLGEPGLFIADTSCEHTRQSFFRKNRPVSIDAANILSCKKKPIFAKELKRLQLVLEIVCLKSNIICCGGDAIFFTSLASACTVPGDILMKLCGLLMVVSTESINLELIGDGASEASKKDVEKTSGGTRKGKKKSNSSKKLTASSKQSKDNGCSSSETRNCRVLPNQCAPSVGPASEEIPCREIAPTIKGQTVRLDDCKNQCNKKKNKRKGKTKLSNLMRPENPGSSKLKAVVPHAAREALHKPIEEVDVSPHLPSHAHPSQIEIPEAVSCSDSSILLNGTNVKASRNNTKLDDTLYSPRIISSVTAERFQSAHESHAFNMNDQATPYISQNESMVQSSPCIPSRGDDVSSDKVCGNSIDSVRSAQDKSGCDDKHVDRKSVMTTDKILPSVIPANMLQSAISDNGAVMKNSGGEYYAYNRNLPGGTSYEWPSVTPPHFVSPEMQQRPAAADRLHLDVGYKWPTQFNQPFLPANHQLRNPPIEAGCSQVLPSLAVPLSLDWPPVFRGYGKPSQNGALSYDPLYTPQMQSSAWSGFPSQLMQRGGICSDKDRKYFGDSDAGDDTESYWFSEEESDGRAHSGRDINQYFGGGLMYWSPAEHAGTGFSRPPSLSSDDSAWAWHEADVLRVVDDVANAIPSTYANGVSSPPSTPSCYQNESLDPIAHSITGNDTNNEALHSPSSMQDSPEDKTTSVAKSSSCGSEVVKGDTLPYAMLRPIVVPNISRRSSRSDFKGGHDHRSPCVPSTRRDIPLPRRPPSPVVLSVPHVPRLPPPSPAGVSRKRGFPIVRSGSSSPRHWGMRSLFSEDKIFHRPQFCLDGPEVVWPSWGNKGASAATLVQSIEDTVLQDHLVKISQLSRDQHPDVALPVHPPDMLNGSSHKASFSLMHNALHEEIDQFCKQVAAGNLGRRPYINWAVKRVTRCLQVLWPRSRTNLFGSNATGLALPTSDVDLVVSLPPVRNLEPIKEAGILEGRNGIKETCLQHAARCLTNQDWVRSDSLKTVENTAIPLIMLVADVPCDTNMSSEYSSILDSSQEYSVNVLGEQGSPPRSDTSSSEGSNMQVCSKMNKDDSDIVQSICLDISFKSPSHTGLQTTELVRELTQQFPAVLPLALILKKFLADRSLDHPYSGGLSSYCLVLLIVRFLQHEHHLGRPINQNLGSLLMDFLYFFGNIFDPRHMRISIQGSGIYLNRERGHSIDPIHIDDPLCPANNVGRNCFRIHQCIKAFADAFAVLENELLQFSAECSMPASSFNILKKIIPSIDSDDL; this is encoded by the exons ATGGCTTCCGCCTACGCCTCGCCGCGCACCACGCAGGAGCTCCTCGACGCCCTCACCGCGCACCTCTCCCTCTACCACGCCGCGAGCCCTAGCCCCgccccgtcctcctcctcgtccccgcGCGCCGCTATCCTCCGGTGGCTCGCCTCCCTGCCCcccgccgcgcgcgccgcggccgccacctccctcctctctcccgTCGCGGCCGCCGCGCTGCTCTCCAtgctccgccgcctccgcctccgggGCCACTCCTCCTTCTTCGTCCTCCACCCCTCCTCCTCGCGCGAGGACGGCCCCACCGTGCTCTCACGCCTTTCCCGCGGCCTCTTagcccgcgccgccgcgcgctCCCGTGCGCACGCGCTCCTCTTCTCCAacatcctcctcttcccctcgtCCCCTGCGTCTTCGCGGAGCCCCGACGCGATCACCGTCGCCGAGGccctcctcgccgacctcgATGCCTTCGTGGCGGCCATGGACGAGATCTCCGGCGGGAGGTTCCTCTGCTGCGGGGAAGGGGAGGTGGACCTGGCCACGCTGGCGTGCGAGGATTTCCCCGAGCTTCCCTGGCTGAATGCGAAGGGGTACTACGTGATCGTGGAGTTTGTGGCCAACAGGGTGGAAATCGCGCTGCGGATGGTGTGGGCGGCGGCAGGGGGAGGTGGAGGGAGGAAGACAGCGAGGGTTGGGAACGGTGTGAAGGAGAAGGCTGGGTTGGCTGCAAACGCGTTCTGGAGGGAGAAGGGTTATGTGGATTGGTGGATGAAGCTGGAGCCTCGGGTGAGAGCAAGGATCATGGGGGCATTCTTCGGGAAAGGTGCAATGGCGCTG GCTAATGAGATTGTTGAAGGATCAGATATTGCTTCAAGCGACAAATTCTGCTTCTGCCTTGGTGAACCAGGATTGTTTATTGCAGACACTTCTTGTGAACATACAAGGCAGTCCTTTTTCAGGAAGAATCGACCTGTTTCCATTGATGCTGCAAACATTCTGTCTTGTAAGAAGAAGCCTATATTTGCTAAAGAGTTGAAAAGACTGCAATTAGTTCTGGAGATAGTGTGTTTGAAGAGCAACATTATTTGCTGTGGTGGTGATGCAATCTTTTTCACTTCATTAGCGTCGGCATGCACTGTTCCTGGTGATATACTGATGAAATTATGCGGGCTCCTCATGGTGGTGTCGACGGAAAGCATAAATCTCGAACTTATTGGGGATGGAGCATCAGAGGCTTCAAAAAAGGACGTTGAAAAGACCAGTGGAGGTACTCGGAAAGGAAAGAAGAAGTCTAACAGCTCAAAAAAGTTAACAGCATCGTCTAAACAATCCAAG GACAATGGATGCAGTAGTTCAGAAACTCGCAATTGTAGGGTTTTACCAAACCAGTGCGCTCCATCTGTTGGACCTGCTTCTGAAGAAATTCCTTGCAGGGAAATTGCACCAACAATAAAG GGGCAAACTGTTCGGTTGGATGACTGCAAGAATCAATGtaacaaaaagaagaacaagaggaaagGGAAAACAAAACTATCAAATCTGATGAGACCTGAGAACCCAGGATCTAGCAAGTTGAAGGCAGTTGTTCCTCATGCTGCTAGAGAAGCCTTACATAAACCTATTGAAGAAGTTGATGTCTCACCTCATCTCCCATCTCATGCCCATCCTTCCCAGATCGAGATCCCTGAAGCAGTTAGTTGTTCTGACTCTTCCATTTTACTTAATGGAACAAATGTAAAAGCCAGCAGAAACAACACAAAACTGGATGACACCTTGTATTCTCCTAGAATCATCTCGTCAGTTACTGCAGAACGTTTTCAGAGTGCCCATGAATCTCATGCCTTCAATATGAATGATCAGGCCACACCATATATTAGTCAAAATGAATCCATGGTTCAGTCATCGCCATGTATACCATCTAGAGGTgatgatgtttcttctgataAGGTGTGCGGAAACTCTATTGACTCAGTAAGATCTGCACAGGATAAATCTGGCTGTGATGATAAACATGTGGATCGTAAATCTGTAATGACAACGGACAAAATTTTACCTTCTGTTATTCCTGCCAACATGCTTCAAAGTGCTATAAGTGACAATGGTGCAGTAATGAAAAATAGTGGAGGTGAATATTATGCATACAACAGAAACCTACCGGGAGGAACATCATATGAATGGCCTAGTGTAACACCACCTCATTTTGTATCTCCTGAAATGCAACAGCGTCCAGCCGCAGCGGACAGGTTGCATCTTGATGTTGGTTACAAATGGCCAACTCAATTCAACCAACCCTTTCTTCCTGCCAACCATCAGTTGAGAAATCCGCCAATTGAGGCTGGATGCAGTCAAGTGTTACCTTCTTTAGCAGTGCCGTTAAGTTTGGATTGGCCTCCTGTTTTTAGAGGTTATGGTAAACCGAGTCAGAATGGTGCTTTAAGTTATGATCCATTGTATACCCCACAGATGCAATCTTCTGCTTGGTCAGGGTTTCCTTCTCAACTAATGCAAAGAGGCGGTATTTGCAGTGACAAAGATAGGAAATATTTTGGTGACAGTGATGCTGGGGATGATACTGAAAGCTACTGGTTTTCTGAAGAAGAATCAGATGGACGTGCACATTCTGGAAGAGATATTAACCAATATTTTGGTGGAGGCCTGATGTATTGGAGTCCTGCAGAACATGCAGGAACTGGTTTTTCTAGGCCACCATCTCTTAGTTCAGATGATAGTGCTTGGGCTTGGCATGAGGCAGATGTTCTACGAGTTGTTGATGACGTGGCTAATGCGATTCCATCTACATATGCAAATGGTGTATCATCACCTCCCTCTACTCCATCCTGTTATCAAAATGAATCTTTGGATCCTATTGCTCACTCAATAACAGGGAATGACACCAATAATGAAGCTTTGCACTCTCCATCTTCCATGCAAGATAGTCCTGAAGATAAAACTACTTCAGTTGCAAAGAGTTCGTCTTGTGGCAGTGAAGTAGTTAAGGGAGATACATTGCCATATGCGATGCTGCGGCCGATAGTTGTTCCTAATATATCACGGAGGTCATCAAGATCTGACTTTAAGGGTGGTCATGATCACAGGAGCCCATGTGTGCCTTCAACCAGGAGGGACATACCTCTTCCAAGAAGACCTCCATCACCAGTAGTACTTAGTGTTCCTCACGTGCCTCGGTTACCACCTCCTTCTCCTGCTGGAGTGTCAAGAAAACGAGGATTCCCGATTGTTAGATCCGGCAGCTCAAGTCCTAGACATTGGGGGATGAGAAGTTTATTTTCGGAAGATAAAATTTTCCATAGGCCTCAGTTTTGCTTGGATGGTCCTGAAGTTGTATGGCCTTCATGGGGAAACAAGGGTGCTTCTGCTGCTACACTGGTGCAATCAATTGAGGATACTGTTTTGCAGGACCACCTTGTTAAGATTTCACAGCTATCTCGTGATCAACAT CCAGATGTGGCATTGCCTGTGCATCCACCAGATATGCTAAATGGTTCATCTCACAAGGCATCCTTCTCTTTGATGCACAATGCTCTACACGAAGAGATAGATCAATTCTGTAAGCAG GTTGCTGCTGGTAATCTGGGGAGGAGGCCCTATATAAATTGGGCTGTCAAAAGAGTCACACGGTGCTTGCAGGTTCTCTGGCCTCGCTCTCGCACAAATCTATTTGGCTCAAATGCCACTGGTTTGGCTCTTCCAACTAGTGATGTTGATCTTGTGGTTTCTCTTCCCCCAGTTCGAAACCTG GAGCCTATTAAAGAAGCTGGAATTTTGGAAGGCCGGAATGGCATCAAGGAAACATGTCTACAG caTGCGGCAAGGTGTCTTACAAACCAAGACTGGGTTAGGAGTGATTCCCTCAAAACGGTTGAAAATACAGCT ATACCTTTGATCATGCTTGTAGCGGATGTACCTTGTGACACAAATATGTCCAGTGAGTATTCTTCCATTCTGGATAGCTCACAAGAATATTCAGTTAATGTGCTTGGAGAACAAGGGAGCCCTCCGCGATCTGATACCTCTAGTTCGGAAGGCAGCAACATGCAGGTGTGCTCAAAAATGAATAAGGACGATTCGGATATTGTGCAGTCAATTTGTCTTGATATAAGTTTCAAATCGCCATCCCACACAGGACTGCAGACTACTGAGTTG GTCCGTGAGTTGACTCAACAATTTCCAGCGGTTTTACCTCTTGCCTTAATTCTGAAGAAGTTTTTGGCTGACCGGAGTTTGGACCACCCCTATTCAGGTGGCCTAAGCTCTTACTGTTTG GTGCTGTTAATTGTTCGTTTTCTCCAGCATGAGCATCATCTTGGTCGGCCTATTAATCAA AATCTGGGCAGCCTTTTGATGGATTTCTTGTACTTTTTTGG GAACATATTTGATCCACGCCATATGCGTATATCCATCCAAGGGagtggaatttatttgaatcgAGAAAGAGGGCACAG CATTGATCCAATTCACATTGACGATCCACTTTGTCCAGCAAACAATGTGGGCAGGAATTGTTTCCGCATTCACCAATGTATCAAG GCTTTCGCTGATGCTTTTGCTGTTCTAGAGAATGAGCTACTGCAGTTCAGTGCAGAATGTAGCATGCCTGCCTCATCATTCAATATACTAAAGAAAATAATCCCAAGTATTGATTCTGATGACTTGTAG
- the LOC133927191 gene encoding uncharacterized protein LOC133927191 isoform X1, protein MASAYASPRTTQELLDALTAHLSLYHAASPSPAPSSSSSPRAAILRWLASLPPAARAAAATSLLSPVAAAALLSMLRRLRLRGHSSFFVLHPSSSREDGPTVLSRLSRGLLARAAARSRAHALLFSNILLFPSSPASSRSPDAITVAEALLADLDAFVAAMDEISGGRFLCCGEGEVDLATLACEDFPELPWLNAKGYYVIVEFVANRVEIALRMVWAAAGGGGGRKTARVGNGVKEKAGLAANAFWREKGYVDWWMKLEPRVRARIMGAFFGKGAMALANEIVEGSDIASSDKFCFCLGEPGLFIADTSCEHTRQSFFRKNRPVSIDAANILSCKKKPIFAKELKRLQLVLEIVCLKSNIICCGGDAIFFTSLASACTVPGDILMKLCGLLMVVSTESINLELIGDGASEASKKDVEKTSGGTRKGKKKSNSSKKLTASSKQSKDNGCSSSETRNCRVLPNQCAPSVGPASEEIPCREIAPTIKVGQTVRLDDCKNQCNKKKNKRKGKTKLSNLMRPENPGSSKLKAVVPHAAREALHKPIEEVDVSPHLPSHAHPSQIEIPEAVSCSDSSILLNGTNVKASRNNTKLDDTLYSPRIISSVTAERFQSAHESHAFNMNDQATPYISQNESMVQSSPCIPSRGDDVSSDKVCGNSIDSVRSAQDKSGCDDKHVDRKSVMTTDKILPSVIPANMLQSAISDNGAVMKNSGGEYYAYNRNLPGGTSYEWPSVTPPHFVSPEMQQRPAAADRLHLDVGYKWPTQFNQPFLPANHQLRNPPIEAGCSQVLPSLAVPLSLDWPPVFRGYGKPSQNGALSYDPLYTPQMQSSAWSGFPSQLMQRGGICSDKDRKYFGDSDAGDDTESYWFSEEESDGRAHSGRDINQYFGGGLMYWSPAEHAGTGFSRPPSLSSDDSAWAWHEADVLRVVDDVANAIPSTYANGVSSPPSTPSCYQNESLDPIAHSITGNDTNNEALHSPSSMQDSPEDKTTSVAKSSSCGSEVVKGDTLPYAMLRPIVVPNISRRSSRSDFKGGHDHRSPCVPSTRRDIPLPRRPPSPVVLSVPHVPRLPPPSPAGVSRKRGFPIVRSGSSSPRHWGMRSLFSEDKIFHRPQFCLDGPEVVWPSWGNKGASAATLVQSIEDTVLQDHLVKISQLSRDQHPDVALPVHPPDMLNGSSHKASFSLMHNALHEEIDQFCKQVAAGNLGRRPYINWAVKRVTRCLQVLWPRSRTNLFGSNATGLALPTSDVDLVVSLPPVRNLEPIKEAGILEGRNGIKETCLQHAARCLTNQDWVRSDSLKTVENTAIPLIMLVADVPCDTNMSSEYSSILDSSQEYSVNVLGEQGSPPRSDTSSSEGSNMQVCSKMNKDDSDIVQSICLDISFKSPSHTGLQTTELVRELTQQFPAVLPLALILKKFLADRSLDHPYSGGLSSYCLVLLIVRFLQHEHHLGRPINQNLGSLLMDFLYFFGNIFDPRHMRISIQGSGIYLNRERGHSIDPIHIDDPLCPANNVGRNCFRIHQCIKAFADAFAVLENELLQFSAECSMPASSFNILKKIIPSIDSDDL, encoded by the exons ATGGCTTCCGCCTACGCCTCGCCGCGCACCACGCAGGAGCTCCTCGACGCCCTCACCGCGCACCTCTCCCTCTACCACGCCGCGAGCCCTAGCCCCgccccgtcctcctcctcgtccccgcGCGCCGCTATCCTCCGGTGGCTCGCCTCCCTGCCCcccgccgcgcgcgccgcggccgccacctccctcctctctcccgTCGCGGCCGCCGCGCTGCTCTCCAtgctccgccgcctccgcctccgggGCCACTCCTCCTTCTTCGTCCTCCACCCCTCCTCCTCGCGCGAGGACGGCCCCACCGTGCTCTCACGCCTTTCCCGCGGCCTCTTagcccgcgccgccgcgcgctCCCGTGCGCACGCGCTCCTCTTCTCCAacatcctcctcttcccctcgtCCCCTGCGTCTTCGCGGAGCCCCGACGCGATCACCGTCGCCGAGGccctcctcgccgacctcgATGCCTTCGTGGCGGCCATGGACGAGATCTCCGGCGGGAGGTTCCTCTGCTGCGGGGAAGGGGAGGTGGACCTGGCCACGCTGGCGTGCGAGGATTTCCCCGAGCTTCCCTGGCTGAATGCGAAGGGGTACTACGTGATCGTGGAGTTTGTGGCCAACAGGGTGGAAATCGCGCTGCGGATGGTGTGGGCGGCGGCAGGGGGAGGTGGAGGGAGGAAGACAGCGAGGGTTGGGAACGGTGTGAAGGAGAAGGCTGGGTTGGCTGCAAACGCGTTCTGGAGGGAGAAGGGTTATGTGGATTGGTGGATGAAGCTGGAGCCTCGGGTGAGAGCAAGGATCATGGGGGCATTCTTCGGGAAAGGTGCAATGGCGCTG GCTAATGAGATTGTTGAAGGATCAGATATTGCTTCAAGCGACAAATTCTGCTTCTGCCTTGGTGAACCAGGATTGTTTATTGCAGACACTTCTTGTGAACATACAAGGCAGTCCTTTTTCAGGAAGAATCGACCTGTTTCCATTGATGCTGCAAACATTCTGTCTTGTAAGAAGAAGCCTATATTTGCTAAAGAGTTGAAAAGACTGCAATTAGTTCTGGAGATAGTGTGTTTGAAGAGCAACATTATTTGCTGTGGTGGTGATGCAATCTTTTTCACTTCATTAGCGTCGGCATGCACTGTTCCTGGTGATATACTGATGAAATTATGCGGGCTCCTCATGGTGGTGTCGACGGAAAGCATAAATCTCGAACTTATTGGGGATGGAGCATCAGAGGCTTCAAAAAAGGACGTTGAAAAGACCAGTGGAGGTACTCGGAAAGGAAAGAAGAAGTCTAACAGCTCAAAAAAGTTAACAGCATCGTCTAAACAATCCAAG GACAATGGATGCAGTAGTTCAGAAACTCGCAATTGTAGGGTTTTACCAAACCAGTGCGCTCCATCTGTTGGACCTGCTTCTGAAGAAATTCCTTGCAGGGAAATTGCACCAACAATAAAGGTG GGGCAAACTGTTCGGTTGGATGACTGCAAGAATCAATGtaacaaaaagaagaacaagaggaaagGGAAAACAAAACTATCAAATCTGATGAGACCTGAGAACCCAGGATCTAGCAAGTTGAAGGCAGTTGTTCCTCATGCTGCTAGAGAAGCCTTACATAAACCTATTGAAGAAGTTGATGTCTCACCTCATCTCCCATCTCATGCCCATCCTTCCCAGATCGAGATCCCTGAAGCAGTTAGTTGTTCTGACTCTTCCATTTTACTTAATGGAACAAATGTAAAAGCCAGCAGAAACAACACAAAACTGGATGACACCTTGTATTCTCCTAGAATCATCTCGTCAGTTACTGCAGAACGTTTTCAGAGTGCCCATGAATCTCATGCCTTCAATATGAATGATCAGGCCACACCATATATTAGTCAAAATGAATCCATGGTTCAGTCATCGCCATGTATACCATCTAGAGGTgatgatgtttcttctgataAGGTGTGCGGAAACTCTATTGACTCAGTAAGATCTGCACAGGATAAATCTGGCTGTGATGATAAACATGTGGATCGTAAATCTGTAATGACAACGGACAAAATTTTACCTTCTGTTATTCCTGCCAACATGCTTCAAAGTGCTATAAGTGACAATGGTGCAGTAATGAAAAATAGTGGAGGTGAATATTATGCATACAACAGAAACCTACCGGGAGGAACATCATATGAATGGCCTAGTGTAACACCACCTCATTTTGTATCTCCTGAAATGCAACAGCGTCCAGCCGCAGCGGACAGGTTGCATCTTGATGTTGGTTACAAATGGCCAACTCAATTCAACCAACCCTTTCTTCCTGCCAACCATCAGTTGAGAAATCCGCCAATTGAGGCTGGATGCAGTCAAGTGTTACCTTCTTTAGCAGTGCCGTTAAGTTTGGATTGGCCTCCTGTTTTTAGAGGTTATGGTAAACCGAGTCAGAATGGTGCTTTAAGTTATGATCCATTGTATACCCCACAGATGCAATCTTCTGCTTGGTCAGGGTTTCCTTCTCAACTAATGCAAAGAGGCGGTATTTGCAGTGACAAAGATAGGAAATATTTTGGTGACAGTGATGCTGGGGATGATACTGAAAGCTACTGGTTTTCTGAAGAAGAATCAGATGGACGTGCACATTCTGGAAGAGATATTAACCAATATTTTGGTGGAGGCCTGATGTATTGGAGTCCTGCAGAACATGCAGGAACTGGTTTTTCTAGGCCACCATCTCTTAGTTCAGATGATAGTGCTTGGGCTTGGCATGAGGCAGATGTTCTACGAGTTGTTGATGACGTGGCTAATGCGATTCCATCTACATATGCAAATGGTGTATCATCACCTCCCTCTACTCCATCCTGTTATCAAAATGAATCTTTGGATCCTATTGCTCACTCAATAACAGGGAATGACACCAATAATGAAGCTTTGCACTCTCCATCTTCCATGCAAGATAGTCCTGAAGATAAAACTACTTCAGTTGCAAAGAGTTCGTCTTGTGGCAGTGAAGTAGTTAAGGGAGATACATTGCCATATGCGATGCTGCGGCCGATAGTTGTTCCTAATATATCACGGAGGTCATCAAGATCTGACTTTAAGGGTGGTCATGATCACAGGAGCCCATGTGTGCCTTCAACCAGGAGGGACATACCTCTTCCAAGAAGACCTCCATCACCAGTAGTACTTAGTGTTCCTCACGTGCCTCGGTTACCACCTCCTTCTCCTGCTGGAGTGTCAAGAAAACGAGGATTCCCGATTGTTAGATCCGGCAGCTCAAGTCCTAGACATTGGGGGATGAGAAGTTTATTTTCGGAAGATAAAATTTTCCATAGGCCTCAGTTTTGCTTGGATGGTCCTGAAGTTGTATGGCCTTCATGGGGAAACAAGGGTGCTTCTGCTGCTACACTGGTGCAATCAATTGAGGATACTGTTTTGCAGGACCACCTTGTTAAGATTTCACAGCTATCTCGTGATCAACAT CCAGATGTGGCATTGCCTGTGCATCCACCAGATATGCTAAATGGTTCATCTCACAAGGCATCCTTCTCTTTGATGCACAATGCTCTACACGAAGAGATAGATCAATTCTGTAAGCAG GTTGCTGCTGGTAATCTGGGGAGGAGGCCCTATATAAATTGGGCTGTCAAAAGAGTCACACGGTGCTTGCAGGTTCTCTGGCCTCGCTCTCGCACAAATCTATTTGGCTCAAATGCCACTGGTTTGGCTCTTCCAACTAGTGATGTTGATCTTGTGGTTTCTCTTCCCCCAGTTCGAAACCTG GAGCCTATTAAAGAAGCTGGAATTTTGGAAGGCCGGAATGGCATCAAGGAAACATGTCTACAG caTGCGGCAAGGTGTCTTACAAACCAAGACTGGGTTAGGAGTGATTCCCTCAAAACGGTTGAAAATACAGCT ATACCTTTGATCATGCTTGTAGCGGATGTACCTTGTGACACAAATATGTCCAGTGAGTATTCTTCCATTCTGGATAGCTCACAAGAATATTCAGTTAATGTGCTTGGAGAACAAGGGAGCCCTCCGCGATCTGATACCTCTAGTTCGGAAGGCAGCAACATGCAGGTGTGCTCAAAAATGAATAAGGACGATTCGGATATTGTGCAGTCAATTTGTCTTGATATAAGTTTCAAATCGCCATCCCACACAGGACTGCAGACTACTGAGTTG GTCCGTGAGTTGACTCAACAATTTCCAGCGGTTTTACCTCTTGCCTTAATTCTGAAGAAGTTTTTGGCTGACCGGAGTTTGGACCACCCCTATTCAGGTGGCCTAAGCTCTTACTGTTTG GTGCTGTTAATTGTTCGTTTTCTCCAGCATGAGCATCATCTTGGTCGGCCTATTAATCAA AATCTGGGCAGCCTTTTGATGGATTTCTTGTACTTTTTTGG GAACATATTTGATCCACGCCATATGCGTATATCCATCCAAGGGagtggaatttatttgaatcgAGAAAGAGGGCACAG CATTGATCCAATTCACATTGACGATCCACTTTGTCCAGCAAACAATGTGGGCAGGAATTGTTTCCGCATTCACCAATGTATCAAG GCTTTCGCTGATGCTTTTGCTGTTCTAGAGAATGAGCTACTGCAGTTCAGTGCAGAATGTAGCATGCCTGCCTCATCATTCAATATACTAAAGAAAATAATCCCAAGTATTGATTCTGATGACTTGTAG